One window of the Cryptomeria japonica chromosome 7, Sugi_1.0, whole genome shotgun sequence genome contains the following:
- the LOC131856687 gene encoding secreted RxLR effector protein 161-like, whose protein sequence is MGLLNFFLGLEINQNESGVQVSQSKYARDLLARFHMSDCKPTPTPFLSEVKLEDGQDTPLVDCTLYRQLVGSLLYLTHSRPDLSYAVGVVSRYMQEPHELHWKAAKCILHYVQGTLSYEIHYSARCTLDLIGYTDSDWAGDSIDRKSTSGYVLSLGSGPICWSSKKQSSIALSSTKAEY, encoded by the coding sequence ATGGGTCTCCTCAACTTTTTTCTTGGTCTTGAAATCAACCAGAATGAATCAGGTGTCCAAGTTTCTCAATCCAAGTATGCACGGGATCTTCTAGCTCGATTTCACATGAGTGATTGTAAGCCAACACCCACACCTTTCTTGTCCGAAGTAAAGCTTGAGGATGGCCAAGATACACCATTGGTTGATTGCACACTCTATCGTCAGCTTGTGGGGAGTCTTCTTTATCTCACTCACTCTCGTCCAGATCTATCATATGCAGTGGGTGTTGTTTCCAGATACATGCAGGAGCCTCATGAACTGCATTGGAAAGCTGCCAAGTGTATACTTCACTATGTTCAAGGAACCCTTAGCTACGAGATCCATTATTCAGCTAGATGTACTTTGGATCTCATTGGCtatactgattctgattgggctggtgatagcATTGATCGCAAGTCCACTTCAGGATATGTTCTCAGTTTGGGCTCTGGTCCCATTTGTTGGTCAAGTAAAAAGCAATCATCCATTGCTCTATCATCCACAAAGGCTGAATATTGA
- the LOC131074779 gene encoding probable disease resistance protein At4g33300 isoform X1 gives MSGVEGALIGVVFQEASTVLKKGVPYIIRVFSNAACKKLKEILSRLKPIVDEMCELSLKSSSEKWLMSIQEFQGNLADGLRLVEECEKTSCSRIHKKFKYANKIQNLEKLIRNFINNILLPNMALNIIKLPDYSCQMKNLSDDVKNVASTIDAHLHEHSSIRRTIIENSGANVEQQERSLCVPNTQNYLVGIDEFLMELKELVLDTEVSVVGIAGLSGIGKSTLASALCHHDQIKEHFRKIIYIPVSKSPNIIGILTDMWERIVGVPKSGFSNYEVSHNQLQCYIDSSRNQPTLVVLDDVCSESDLQKLLFRGEQYKTLVTTRDERILRQGEPKARLYQLPLLQEKDALSLFCHCAFGEPKIPTTHDRDLVIKVQEECKGLPVALQVIGRSLRDRDPMFWRSAKNKLSRGETISSYHEDLNERLKMACIDELEDNEKQCFLDLAAFPEGRTISANALLDIWVYVRGMDWDNAFVLLWEFADRGLVTLKRDPWSPRIADGRAYGLSFSQHDVIRDLTLYLVKQDNKINCSRLCMPEKRDDIPSEWQKVHHLKLRLFPFIQAQWTKNDGDKWSSLRQKL, from the exons ATGTCGGGCGTCGAGGGTGCTCTGATTGGAGTAGTATTTCAAGAGGCCTCCACAGTCTTGAAGAAAGGCGTTCCGTACATAATTAGGGTTTTCAGCAATGCTGCTTGCAAAAAACTCAAGGAAATCCTGAGTCGCTTGAAACCGATCGTGGATGAGATGTGCGAATTGAGTTTGAAATCTTCATCGGAGAAATGGCTGATGAGCATTCAAGAGTTTCAGGGGAACCTTGCCGATGGCCTCCGATTGGTAGAGGAATGCGAGAAAACCAGCTGTAGCAGGATCCATAAGAAGTTTAAGTATGCAAATAAGATTCAGAATTTGGAGAAGCTTATTCGTAATTTCATCAATAACATTCTCCTGCCCAATATGGCATTGAATATAATTAAACTGCCCGATTATTCGTGCCAAATGAAAAATCTGAGTGATGATGTTAAAAATGTTGCCTCCACCATTGACGCACACCTCCATGAACATAGTTCGATTCGGAGGACAATAATTGAGAATTCAGGGGCTAATGTAGAGCAGCAGGAAAGGAGCCTCTGCGTCCCGAATACACAAAACTACTTAGTGGGCATAGATGAGTTTTTGATGGAGTTAAAGGAGCTTGTGCTGGACACAGAGGTGAGCGTGGTTGGGATTGCAGGATTGAGCGGGATAGGAAAGTCCACACTCGCGTCAGCCCTTTgccatcatgatcaaatcaaaG AACACTTTAGAAAGATAATTTATATTCCCGTTTCAAAAAGTCCAAACATCATTGGTATCCTGACGGACATGTGGGAACGCATTGTTGGTGTCCCCAAATCTGGTTTCAGTAACTATGAGGTATCACATAACCAATTACAATGTTATATAGACTCTAGCAGAAATCAACCAACCCTGGTAGTATTGGATGATGTCTGTTCTGAGTCCGACCTTCAAAAATTATTATTTAGAGGTGAACAGTACAAGACATTAGTAACCACAAGGGATGAAAGAATTCTCAGACAAGGTGAGCCCAAAGCACGCCTTTACCAGTTGCCTCTATTGCAAGAGAAGGATGCCCTGTCACTCTTCTGCCACTGTGCCTTTGGCGAGCCTAAGATTCCGACTACGCATGATAGAGATTTGGTCATAAAG GTACAGGAAGAGTGTAAAGGATTGCCAGTGGCTCTTCAAGTAATTGGTAGATCTTTGCGTGATAGAGACCCCATGTTTTGGAGAAGTGCGAAGAATAAGCTCTCAAGAGGAGAAACTATATCTTCTTATCATGAAGACCTCAATGAACGGCTGAAAATGGCATGTATAGATGAACTAGAGGATAATGAAAAGCAGTGCTTTTTAGATCTAGCTGCTTTCCCTGAAGGACGAACCATTTCTGCAAATGCATTGTTAGACATTTGGGTGTATGTACGTGGAATGGATTGGGACAATGCTTTCGTGCTCTTATGGGAATTTGCAGATCGCGGACTAGTAACGTTGAAGAGAGATCCGTG GAGCCCCAGGATAGCTGATGGCAGGGCATATGGACTATCCTTTTCCCAACATGATGTAATAAGGGATTTGACCCTGTATTTGGTGAAACAGGACAATAAGATCAACTGCAGTAGGCTGTGCATGCCTGAAAAGCGTGACGACATTCCTTCAGAGTGGCAAAAAGTTCATCATCTGAAGCTAAGATTGTTTCCATTCATACAG GCACAATGGACGAAGAACGATGGCGACAAATGGAGTTCCCTGAGGCAGAAGCTCTAG
- the LOC131074779 gene encoding probable disease resistance protein At4g33300 isoform X2 — MSGVEGALIGVVFQEASTVLKKGVPYIIRVFSNAACKKLKEILSRLKPIVDEMCELSLKSSSEKWLMSIQEFQGNLADGLRLVEECEKTSCSRIHKKFKYANKIQNLEKLIRNFINNILLPNMALNIIKLPDYSCQMKNLSDDVKNVASTIDAHLHEHSSIRRTIIENSGANVEQQERSLCVPNTQNYLVGIDEFLMELKELVLDTEVSVVGIAGLSGIGKSTLASALCHHDQIKEHFRKIIYIPVSKSPNIIGILTDMWERIVGVPKSGFSNYEVSHNQLQCYIDSSRNQPTLVVLDDVCSESDLQKLLFRGEQYKTLVTTRDERILRQGEPKARLYQLPLLQEKDALSLFCHCAFGEPKIPTTHDRDLVIKVQEECKGLPVALQVIGRSLRDRDPMFWRSAKNKLSRGETISSYHEDLNERLKMACIDELEDNEKQCFLDLAAFPEGRTISANALLDIWVYVRGMDWDNAFVLLWEFADRGLVTLKRDPWTIRSTAVGCACLKSVTTFLQSGKKFII, encoded by the exons ATGTCGGGCGTCGAGGGTGCTCTGATTGGAGTAGTATTTCAAGAGGCCTCCACAGTCTTGAAGAAAGGCGTTCCGTACATAATTAGGGTTTTCAGCAATGCTGCTTGCAAAAAACTCAAGGAAATCCTGAGTCGCTTGAAACCGATCGTGGATGAGATGTGCGAATTGAGTTTGAAATCTTCATCGGAGAAATGGCTGATGAGCATTCAAGAGTTTCAGGGGAACCTTGCCGATGGCCTCCGATTGGTAGAGGAATGCGAGAAAACCAGCTGTAGCAGGATCCATAAGAAGTTTAAGTATGCAAATAAGATTCAGAATTTGGAGAAGCTTATTCGTAATTTCATCAATAACATTCTCCTGCCCAATATGGCATTGAATATAATTAAACTGCCCGATTATTCGTGCCAAATGAAAAATCTGAGTGATGATGTTAAAAATGTTGCCTCCACCATTGACGCACACCTCCATGAACATAGTTCGATTCGGAGGACAATAATTGAGAATTCAGGGGCTAATGTAGAGCAGCAGGAAAGGAGCCTCTGCGTCCCGAATACACAAAACTACTTAGTGGGCATAGATGAGTTTTTGATGGAGTTAAAGGAGCTTGTGCTGGACACAGAGGTGAGCGTGGTTGGGATTGCAGGATTGAGCGGGATAGGAAAGTCCACACTCGCGTCAGCCCTTTgccatcatgatcaaatcaaaG AACACTTTAGAAAGATAATTTATATTCCCGTTTCAAAAAGTCCAAACATCATTGGTATCCTGACGGACATGTGGGAACGCATTGTTGGTGTCCCCAAATCTGGTTTCAGTAACTATGAGGTATCACATAACCAATTACAATGTTATATAGACTCTAGCAGAAATCAACCAACCCTGGTAGTATTGGATGATGTCTGTTCTGAGTCCGACCTTCAAAAATTATTATTTAGAGGTGAACAGTACAAGACATTAGTAACCACAAGGGATGAAAGAATTCTCAGACAAGGTGAGCCCAAAGCACGCCTTTACCAGTTGCCTCTATTGCAAGAGAAGGATGCCCTGTCACTCTTCTGCCACTGTGCCTTTGGCGAGCCTAAGATTCCGACTACGCATGATAGAGATTTGGTCATAAAG GTACAGGAAGAGTGTAAAGGATTGCCAGTGGCTCTTCAAGTAATTGGTAGATCTTTGCGTGATAGAGACCCCATGTTTTGGAGAAGTGCGAAGAATAAGCTCTCAAGAGGAGAAACTATATCTTCTTATCATGAAGACCTCAATGAACGGCTGAAAATGGCATGTATAGATGAACTAGAGGATAATGAAAAGCAGTGCTTTTTAGATCTAGCTGCTTTCCCTGAAGGACGAACCATTTCTGCAAATGCATTGTTAGACATTTGGGTGTATGTACGTGGAATGGATTGGGACAATGCTTTCGTGCTCTTATGGGAATTTGCAGATCGCGGACTAGTAACGTTGAAGAGAGATCCGTG GACAATAAGATCAACTGCAGTAGGCTGTGCATGCCTGAAAAGCGTGACGACATTCCTTCAGAGTGGCAAAAAGTTCATCATCTGA